One genomic window of Cricetulus griseus strain 17A/GY chromosome 3, alternate assembly CriGri-PICRH-1.0, whole genome shotgun sequence includes the following:
- the Irx6 gene encoding iroquois-class homeodomain protein IRX-6 isoform X2 produces the protein MAFPHFGHPYGGASQFLVSASSSATCCETAPRSVSDVASASTSASTLCCTPYDSGLLGSARPELGAALGIYGAPYAAAQSYPGYLPYGPEPSPLCGALNPQYEFKDPAGNFTPSLTQPGAYYPYEPTLGQYQYDRYGGVELSGAGRRKNATRESTSALKAWLHEHRKNPYPTKGEKIMLAIITKMTLTQVSTWFANARRRLKKENKMTWAPKNKGGEERKADSAGEDSLGCLTRDTKDATASQEAQGLRLSDLEDLEEEEEEEEADEDEAAVSAPRRLVDFQKSAQSLPAPYTAAQEGRLESRECGLAIPRFSLTEAPRSGEADFITAEPSGPTMIVHYPSGQKPRIWSLAHTAAANTVEDAPPTPPRAQSPECHMIPRQPISIRRLLVSRDSAIEEDSLAAKAFGNSTFALQGLPLNCTPCPRRREPEVRFQYPSGAEGYNFKNNLVEPKVYSLSMPGTPG, from the exons ATGGCCTTCCCGCACTTTGGACATCCGTATGGTGGTGCATCCCAG TTTCTAGTGTCTGCAAGTTCCAGTGCCACTTGCTGTGAAACGGCCCCACGATCAGTGTCAGATGTGGCCTCAGCCTCCACCTCTGCATCTACTCTTTGCTGTACACCCTATGACAGTGGGCTGCTGGGAAGTGCTCGGCCAGAGCTGGGTGCTGCCTTGGGCATCTATGGAGCACCCTATGCAGCTGCCCAGAGCTACCCTGGGTACCTGCCCTATGGCCCAGAGCCATCCCCACTATGTGGTGCACTG AATCCTCAGTATGAGTTTAAGGACCCTGCAGGAAACTTTACCCCCAGCCTGACCCAGCCAGGGGCCTATTACCCCTATGAGCCAACTCTGGGACAGTATCAATATGACAG GTATGGTGGAGTGGAGTTGAGCGGTGCTGGCCGCAGGAAGAATGCCACCAGAGAGAGCACCAGTGCACTCAAGGCCTGGCTCCACGAGCACCGCAAGAACCCGTACCCCACCAAGGGCGAGAAGATCATGCTGGCCATCATCACCAAGATGACCCTCACCCAGGTGTCCACCTGGTTCGCCAACGCTCGACGGCGCCTCAAGAAAGAGAACAAGATGACATGGGCGCCCAAGAAcaaaggtggggaggagaggaaggcagacagTGCAGGAGAAGACTCTCTGGGCTGCCTGACCCGTGACACCAAAG ACGCTACTGCCAGCCAGGAGGCCCAGGGGCTGCGACTGAGTGACCTGGAAGacctggaggaagaggaggaagaggaggaagcagacGAAGATGAGGCAGCGGTCTCAGCACCCCGCAGGCTGGTGGATTTTCAGAAAAGCGCGCAGTCCCTGCCTGCTCCCTACACTGCCGCTCAAGAAGGCCGCTTGGAGAGCAGAGAGTGCGGCCTGGCGATACCCCGCTTCTCCCTCACCGAGGCCCCGCGATCAGGAGAAGCTGACTTCATTACAGCAGAGCCAAGTGGCCCCACAATGATCGTGCACTACCCAAGTGGCCAGAAACCCCGAATCTGGTCCTTGGCTCACACTGCCGCAGCTAACACTGTCGAAGAtgctcccccaaccccacccagGGCACAAAGTCCAGAGTGCCACATGATTCCCAGACAGCCCATCTCCATCAGGCGactcctggtctccagagactCCGCAATTGAAGAGGATTCTCTTGCAGCCAAAGCTTTCGGAAACTCCACGTTCGCCCTGCAGGGGCTGCCACTGAACTGTACGCCATGCCCGAGGCGGAGGGAGCCTGAAGTGCGGTTCCAGTACCCGTCTGGAGCTGAAG gcTATAACTTCAAAAATAACCTAGTTGAACCCAAGGTGTACAGCCTATCAATGCCAGGGACGCCGGGATAA